A region of the Yarrowia lipolytica chromosome 1C, complete sequence genome:
CTAATACTCTTAATCCTCTTATTTCCCTGTCCCAAGATTCGCAACTTACGCACTCATAGTTACGTAAACTAAACTAAAAGTTACGAGTACTCCTCCACAACATGATACGAAGAATACCCGATGAAAGCCGAGATATCATAGCAGGATCCATGTATAACCGAGCCGAGTTTATATGCGGATTACTAAACAACAGCATAACTCGAGGGGCACGTCGTGTGACCATCTCTGTGCTCCCACAGCTTGGTTTTACGGTACAAGACAATGGGAAGTCAATGACTGATATGCGCCACACACCGGCAGCTCTGGACTTATTGGGgtctgttgctgtggtGACAGTcgagtcacatgaccagcATCTTACTCTTCAAGGCCATGTGAGAAGCATAAAGATTCGCGAtggcccttcttcttcagagGGCACGCTCATAACTTGCTCTTCGCTGTTTTACAATATTCCTGTGAAACGCAAGTATGCTCTTCAACAGAGAGATTATGATCAGGTCATATTTGGCGTTTGGGTAGAGTTATTGCGGTTTCCAAGcgttcacgtgaccttgGTTTCTTCTAATCAGGTCAAGTTGGAGTTAGTCCCTTCCGATTCGATTGTTGATAGGTGCATGGATATGTTGGAGTACTACAAGTGTTTTGGCAGGAGGGTTGAGCTGGGAAGGTCACAGGATCAAGAGTTGTTGTTTGGATTGCCTGAGATGGCTATTACTGGGGCTGTTGGAGCTCGTGGCAATGGTGTCAAAACGGTTCAAATTCTTCTTTACAATGGGTCCCCTACTTCTTTGAAGCGGGTTGAGAAGTGTTTGGATCGGTTCAACTATGTTCTCTTGGTTGATTCATATGCTCAGGAAGGTCTTAGCCAGGAGTTAGTGGTGCTGGAACTGGTAGAAGAGTGGTTATCGAGCAATGAAAGAGGTCATAAGAGAAGCAAGAGTGTCGAGTCTGTTTCCAGACCCAGGAAGGCAGTCAGGATGAGAAGTGAGGGTGGGGATGTGGCCGACTCGGTTGTAAATATGGACCAGAACACCATAGTTTCTTTCTCTGGTGGGTTTGAATGTGCTGGTACCTCTAGAGGGGAGTCTTCAACAACTACTAACACAACACTGACTCGCTTCTCAGAATTCAAAACGATAAGTCAGCTGGAGAAACGGTTCGTTTTGATCCTGGCGCAACTGAAGTCTCCCACATTGATCTGCGTGGATCAGCATGCTGCTGATGAACGGATTCTGACAGACAAGATCACTTCAGATCTGATACGGGATGCCGAAAATGATGTTTCACAAACAGCTGAGATTGTGCCTCTGCATCTGTCTCTGAACATGAAACATCTTCTCAAACATCAGACTGTGCTCAACAAATGGGGCTTTCGTTTCGAAGGAGGCTACTTGAATCATGTTCCTCACTTGGCACGTGAAATGGATCCTTACCAACTAGACATGGGGATCAAGGAGTACCTAGAAACTCTGGAGAATGGAGGTTCAGATAGGGCGGTTCCTGCGTTATTACAGCAACTTGTGGCCTCATTTGCATGCCGGAACGCTATCAAATTTGGCGATGAACTGACTTTAGAGGAGTGTCACACCATGGTGGAAAACTTGCTGAAGACGAAACTCCCGTTTCAGTGTGCTCATGGCAGACCTTCCATGGTACCCTTAGCTCTGATATAAGCAGTATAGATGACTTGGCTTATTATTTATAGATTTATGCATTAATGACTATCTTCGGGATGTTCACATTTCTGAtgcaatttttttttgataAAATTACAGTGATTCAATACatttgaaaaaaataattatTTTAAACACCTGGACCTAATATAATTCATCAAAATTTATAATGAAATAGggtacgtgccaagttggaccTGACACTAAAGgtgtttaattagtaatgTTCGGTAAGCGTACATttttcaaaggttattctttccacagcaaagtttataattaaatgaatgtatatgcagaaaaaaaaaaatggaacCTTCAATTAACACTCTTAACAACACTACATCTGGCCCAACATGTCCATTGACGCTTACTAAGAATATGTAGTTTCTAGGGCAAAAAATACACTGATCCGCTGAAGCTATGTGACTTAAACCCATCAATGCGTTCGACCCGGCCTGTTGGGGAGTAGTTCaaatgaaaaataaaataaaataatcAAAATCCTTAGaatgaaaataaaaaggaaaagaaaagtTTGGTCATATGGGAATAAAGACTTGAAATATGAACTAATAGAGTCAAAATTACTACGTGTACTAATTTTTGAAGCCCTTCGGAACCAATTCATAATGTTCCTGACATACTCGATCTGAGTATTTCGTCTCGGCAAGTCTCAACACCACACCAAACAGGGGCTACAGAGATGATGGAAGAAATATAAAAACTCAGCCATATCGGTCAAGTCCCTTGAAATTGATCTAATCAATAAAATCTTTTACTCCCCACACAATAATCCTACTTTACTCAACATCtgctctccttctctttcCGCCAAATAAGCTCTCACCTAACCACAATCTCAACCTTATCAAAACAACAAACCCCAACCATCTCCAAGACACTAAACATCCATAATCACAACACAACAGCATGAAACCGACCATATACCTTCGGTTTCCGTTCAATCGCAATGGATTTGAGGATCCAGCCACTCCAGCCACGGCACTCAGCGATAAACAACTCTCGGACTTCAT
Encoded here:
- a CDS encoding uncharacterized protein (Compare to YALI0C07260g, some similarities with uniprot|Q12083 Saccharomyces cerevisiae Chromosome XVI reading frame ORF YPL164C, similar to Saccharomyces cerevisiae MLH3 (YPL164C); ancestral locus Anc_8.688) yields the protein MIRRIPDESRDIIAGSMYNRAEFICGLLNNSITRGARRVTISVLPQLGFTVQDNGKSMTDMRHTPAALDLLGSVAVVTVESHDQHLTLQGHVRSIKIRDGPSSSEGTLITCSSLFYNIPVKRKYALQQRDYDQVIFGVWVELLRFPSVHVTLVSSNQVKLELVPSDSIVDRCMDMLEYYKCFGRRVELGRSQDQELLFGLPEMAITGAVGARGNGVKTVQILLYNGSPTSLKRVEKCLDRFNYVLLVDSYAQEGLSQELVVLELVEEWLSSNERGHKRSKSVESVSRPRKAVRMRSEGGDVADSVVNMDQNTIVSFSGGFECAGTSRGESSTTTNTTLTRFSEFKTISQLEKRFVLILAQLKSPTLICVDQHAADERILTDKITSDLIRDAENDVSQTAEIVPLHLSLNMKHLLKHQTVLNKWGFRFEGGYLNHVPHLAREMDPYQLDMGIKEYLETLENGGSDRAVPALLQQLVASFACRNAIKFGDELTLEECHTMVENLLKTKLPFQCAHGRPSMVPLALI